From Bdellovibrio svalbardensis, one genomic window encodes:
- a CDS encoding CopG family antitoxin, translating into MKKSVKRLKTYDRIEFDTKEILAGLSRLKGARRKPTSIALEEEMLKELKEIAASKGIPYQVLMRLLIADGLRKLKAS; encoded by the coding sequence ATGAAGAAATCAGTAAAGCGCTTAAAAACATATGATCGAATTGAGTTTGATACTAAAGAGATCCTTGCTGGTCTTAGTCGTCTCAAGGGTGCGCGCCGTAAGCCTACTAGCATTGCCTTGGAAGAAGAGATGTTAAAGGAACTCAAGGAGATTGCAGCGAGCAAAGGGATACCTTATCAGGTGCTGATGAGGCTTCTTATTGCGGATGGTCTCAGGAAGTTAAAAGCCTCTTAG
- a CDS encoding BrnT family toxin: MAQFKFLLWLAYWYQQSSGFEFEWDSGNSQKSSRKHDVGTDEIESLFELKMAVPLGRQVTPAVVEERLCIIGPSKTGRMLSVVFTLREGRVRPISGRPASRKERGLYEEISKALKNI; the protein is encoded by the coding sequence ATGGCACAGTTTAAGTTCTTACTTTGGCTAGCTTATTGGTATCAACAGTCATCCGGCTTTGAGTTTGAGTGGGATTCAGGCAATAGTCAGAAAAGTTCCCGAAAGCATGATGTTGGAACGGATGAAATTGAATCTTTGTTTGAGTTGAAGATGGCAGTTCCGCTGGGTAGGCAGGTAACTCCAGCCGTAGTTGAGGAGCGACTATGTATTATTGGTCCAAGTAAAACAGGTCGAATGCTTTCGGTAGTTTTTACTTTGCGTGAAGGTCGTGTGCGACCAATCAGTGGCCGTCCTGCTAGTCGGAAAGAGAGAGGTTTATATGAAGAAATCAGTAAAGCGCTTAAAAACATATGA
- a CDS encoding glycosyltransferase family 17 protein, protein MIYDCFAFFNELDLLEIRLNTLDSVVDRFVLVEATRTFQKAEKPLFFEQNKERFKPFLHKIEHIVVDEYPGFFAKFRVPTTWDYDDHQKEQIKRGLKNCKPDDVIIISDVDEIPRPELVKQYADKPGIKVFQQRLYYYYLNCFIKKYPEPIEVYNGYMPWQGTVMLQYKDLKTVQKARLLRGERQGSKKVTIISEGGWHFSYLGGVKKVIEKIEAYAHTEHNVVDFKDPKRIEEVLRKGGSLYGQELDSEFVKIGKDFPQYLQDHKEKYQELILE, encoded by the coding sequence ATGATCTACGACTGTTTTGCATTCTTTAATGAGCTCGATCTTTTAGAGATCCGTCTGAATACTTTGGATTCGGTAGTGGATCGCTTTGTCCTGGTCGAGGCCACTCGCACCTTCCAAAAAGCTGAAAAGCCGTTGTTTTTTGAGCAAAACAAAGAGCGTTTCAAGCCTTTCTTGCATAAAATTGAGCATATTGTTGTTGATGAATACCCTGGATTCTTTGCCAAGTTTCGCGTGCCGACGACTTGGGATTATGACGATCATCAAAAAGAGCAAATCAAACGCGGCCTGAAAAACTGCAAGCCTGACGATGTCATCATTATTTCAGATGTGGACGAAATCCCGCGTCCTGAGTTGGTAAAACAATATGCTGATAAACCAGGCATCAAGGTTTTCCAACAAAGACTTTATTACTATTACCTCAATTGCTTTATCAAAAAATATCCAGAGCCTATTGAAGTCTACAATGGCTATATGCCATGGCAGGGCACGGTGATGTTGCAATATAAAGATTTAAAGACAGTGCAAAAAGCACGTCTTCTTCGTGGAGAGCGCCAAGGCTCTAAAAAAGTCACTATCATCTCGGAAGGTGGCTGGCATTTCAGTTATCTTGGCGGAGTGAAAAAGGTGATCGAAAAGATCGAAGCTTATGCGCACACAGAACACAACGTCGTGGATTTCAAAGATCCAAAGCGTATTGAAGAAGTGCTTCGCAAGGGTGGAAGTCTATATGGTCAAGAGCTGGATTCTGAGTTCGTAAAGATCGGAAAAGACTTCCCTCAATATCTTCAAGATCACAAAGAGAAGTATCAAGAGCTCATTTTAGAATAG
- a CDS encoding glycosyltransferase family 9 protein, which produces MRMTMPYQKILVIKTRAIGDTVIWTSALAKLRKAYPHAEIHALTYGMNKDILLNSQLINKLHLVDAKSKSDFVKKLWQLRKEKFDLLLGFHVSGSLCKFAWLTGAKEIVLHHHSLHRTPFLSSKKVPHAGDLEDAITRDYRVLEAIGLDPEHELTKIDLSPEEAEFAQSLTHEKIVAAGGDPDKKRFIFLPGASYSLKIYPKDLWVEVVKKIKSEGHYQPLILCDQKISKEWNLPELAKELGVPLIDDVSLRKFIALISTGSVTLSNDSSPGHISVALGVRTHFLFGPACIGDWFCYDKNLHTYHRVDVPCRIQGPRDREQFQFCTVTECSHHSCMRKIKLLDIQNW; this is translated from the coding sequence ATGCGTATGACTATGCCTTACCAAAAAATCCTTGTCATTAAAACTCGCGCAATTGGAGACACCGTTATTTGGACCTCCGCCCTTGCTAAGCTGCGTAAGGCGTATCCCCATGCCGAGATTCACGCCCTGACCTATGGCATGAACAAGGACATCTTGCTCAATAGTCAGCTCATCAACAAGCTCCATTTGGTCGACGCGAAATCAAAATCGGATTTTGTTAAAAAGCTTTGGCAGTTGCGTAAAGAAAAATTTGATCTTCTTCTGGGCTTTCACGTTTCTGGAAGCCTTTGTAAGTTTGCCTGGCTTACGGGCGCCAAAGAGATCGTCTTGCACCACCACAGCTTGCATAGAACCCCCTTCCTTTCGAGCAAAAAGGTGCCCCATGCTGGCGACCTTGAAGACGCCATTACGCGTGACTACCGGGTTCTGGAAGCGATTGGCCTCGATCCTGAACACGAACTGACTAAAATTGATCTTTCACCAGAGGAAGCTGAGTTCGCTCAGAGTTTAACCCACGAAAAAATCGTGGCAGCCGGTGGCGATCCCGACAAGAAAAGATTCATCTTTCTTCCCGGGGCCTCTTATTCATTGAAGATTTACCCAAAAGATCTTTGGGTCGAGGTCGTTAAAAAAATCAAATCCGAAGGCCACTATCAGCCTCTGATTTTATGCGATCAGAAAATTTCAAAAGAATGGAACCTGCCAGAACTTGCTAAAGAACTCGGCGTCCCCTTGATTGATGATGTCAGCCTTCGTAAATTCATTGCGCTAATTTCTACAGGTTCGGTGACTTTATCAAACGACTCCAGCCCTGGTCATATCTCTGTGGCTCTTGGCGTGCGCACGCACTTCTTGTTTGGCCCTGCCTGTATTGGAGACTGGTTCTGCTATGACAAGAACTTGCACACCTATCACCGCGTGGATGTCCCGTGCCGCATTCAAGGCCCGCGCGACCGCGAGCAATTCCAGTTCTGCACGGTCACAGAATGCAGCCATCACAGCTGCATGAGAAAAATTAAACTATTGGATATTCAAAACTGGTAA
- the feoB gene encoding ferrous iron transporter B, which translates to MRDNHTQVNDQTQSSELAIALVGAPNSGKTTLYNWLTGSRFKTVNYPGATVEYSVGKLASHLGEGFSAMDTPGTYSLHPKSADEEVTLKAIYNSPEFGKVNGIIVVIDGTQMSRHLQLALQVKETGFPMIVVVTMADLLRREGIEIDMDYLRKTLGCPVLQFDGLLAGGLLEIVAEAKKIPKESSVVKPVYWGFEVLDEKLKECEKIAGEALTHKTDHAEDRLNHIVKNTETIDRILLHPWFGLVMFIGIMGLLFSSIFWAAAPLMDWVDQAFSFMNQAVLHMAPDSLWSNFLANGIIASMGAAMVFVPQIFILFFGIGLLESSGYLARAATLIDRPFSALGMSGRSFVPVLSGFACAVPAIIATRNISSSRDRWITSFVIPLMTCSARLPIYALLLAFLFHGKPAWQAGFALAFLYLGALVIGGIAAGIVNRFLPKTDTSFFMMELPIYRKPKFRVLLRQSLTRTMSYVKRAGPPIFIFAILIWAGTNFPNYQAEDSQRLQTSYAGQMGHVMEPVMSPMGVDWRVGVGLLSAFAAREVFVSSMAIVFNVTDKNEDTQQESMLKTMADAVNTQGQKIFTVSSVLGLIVFFMIALQCMSTFAVQVRESGSLKMALTQLILFNVVAYFLAVGLVQGLRAMGIA; encoded by the coding sequence ATGCGCGACAATCACACTCAAGTAAACGATCAAACTCAATCTTCTGAATTGGCAATTGCTCTTGTCGGTGCCCCTAATTCTGGAAAAACAACTCTCTACAACTGGCTGACCGGATCACGTTTTAAAACGGTGAATTATCCTGGAGCAACGGTTGAGTACTCTGTCGGTAAATTGGCTTCTCATCTTGGTGAGGGCTTTTCTGCGATGGATACGCCGGGAACATACTCTTTGCATCCTAAGAGTGCGGATGAAGAAGTGACGTTGAAAGCGATTTACAACAGTCCTGAATTTGGGAAAGTAAATGGCATCATCGTCGTAATTGATGGAACTCAAATGTCTCGCCATTTGCAATTGGCTTTGCAGGTGAAAGAGACTGGCTTCCCGATGATCGTGGTTGTGACGATGGCCGATCTTCTTCGCAGAGAAGGCATTGAGATCGACATGGACTATCTACGTAAAACTTTGGGGTGCCCGGTTTTGCAATTTGATGGATTGCTGGCTGGTGGACTTTTGGAAATCGTTGCAGAAGCAAAGAAGATTCCCAAAGAGTCCTCGGTGGTGAAGCCCGTCTATTGGGGTTTTGAAGTCTTGGATGAAAAGCTTAAAGAGTGCGAGAAAATCGCCGGCGAGGCTTTGACGCACAAAACGGATCATGCGGAAGATCGTTTGAATCATATCGTTAAGAATACCGAAACGATCGATCGCATCCTGTTGCATCCATGGTTTGGTTTGGTGATGTTCATCGGTATCATGGGGCTGTTGTTCTCTTCTATCTTCTGGGCCGCAGCTCCTTTGATGGATTGGGTGGATCAGGCGTTTAGTTTTATGAATCAAGCGGTCTTGCATATGGCTCCTGATTCATTGTGGTCGAATTTCTTAGCGAATGGAATCATTGCCAGCATGGGTGCGGCGATGGTTTTCGTACCGCAGATCTTTATTCTTTTCTTTGGTATCGGACTTTTGGAAAGTTCGGGCTACTTGGCGCGTGCCGCGACTTTGATTGACCGACCTTTTTCGGCGCTGGGGATGAGCGGACGTTCGTTTGTTCCGGTGTTGTCTGGGTTTGCCTGTGCGGTTCCTGCGATCATTGCAACTCGCAATATCTCTTCAAGCCGTGATCGTTGGATCACATCCTTTGTGATCCCTTTGATGACTTGTTCTGCGCGCTTGCCGATCTATGCCTTGTTGTTGGCCTTCTTGTTTCACGGGAAGCCGGCATGGCAGGCGGGATTTGCACTCGCATTCTTGTATCTAGGGGCTTTGGTTATCGGTGGAATTGCGGCTGGAATTGTAAATAGATTTTTGCCGAAAACAGACACGTCGTTTTTTATGATGGAACTGCCGATTTATCGCAAACCTAAATTCCGTGTCTTGCTTCGTCAGTCTTTGACTCGCACGATGTCTTACGTGAAACGCGCGGGGCCGCCGATCTTTATTTTCGCGATCTTGATCTGGGCCGGAACCAATTTCCCGAACTATCAGGCGGAAGACTCTCAAAGATTGCAAACTAGCTACGCGGGACAAATGGGCCATGTTATGGAGCCCGTCATGTCGCCGATGGGTGTAGACTGGCGTGTTGGTGTGGGCTTGCTCTCTGCATTTGCAGCGCGTGAGGTGTTTGTTTCTTCGATGGCTATTGTCTTTAATGTCACCGACAAAAACGAAGACACTCAGCAGGAATCCATGTTGAAAACCATGGCGGATGCGGTGAATACCCAGGGCCAAAAGATCTTCACAGTCAGCAGTGTTCTGGGGCTTATTGTCTTCTTTATGATTGCACTTCAGTGCATGTCCACGTTTGCCGTACAAGTCCGCGAAAGCGGCTCGCTAAAGATGGCGCTGACACAGTTGATACTTTTCAACGTGGTCGCCTACTTCTTGGCGGTAGGCTTGGTACAAGGCCTTCGCGCGATGGGCATCGCCTAA